Genomic DNA from Streptomyces sp. AM 2-1-1:
CGTCGGTGACCGGCGCTTCATCGTCTGCTACCTCACCGACCCCGGGGCGGACGGGGCACTCCTGCCGGTCGACAACGAGGAGCGGTGGGTCTTCCACGCGCCGTGGCACCCCGACCGGGGCGAGACGCTGGAGGACTTCAGCGACGAGCGGTGCGCCGAGCACATCCGCCGGGCGGTGGGCGATCCCGGTCTCGACGTCGAGATCACCGGAAAGGCCCCCTGGCACGCGGCCGAACGGGTCGCCGAGCGGTACCGCTCCGGCAGGGTCTTCCTGGCCGGCGACTCCGCGCACGAGATGTCCCCCACCGGGGCATTCGGCTCGAACACCGGCATCCAGGACGCGCACAACCTGGCGTGGAAGCTCGCCGCCGTGGTCGGCGGCACGGCGGGACCGGAGCTCCTGGGCACGTACGAGGCCGAACGGCTTCCGGTGGCGAGGGCCACCAGCGCACGCGCTTCGGCCCGCTCCACGGAACACAGCCACCCGGGGTACGCCGGACCGCCCGGTGGTCCGGATGCCGGAAGCCCGGGTGGTCCGGCCGGTCCGGGCAGCGGTGGTCCCGGTGGCGGCCGGAAGGGCGGCATGCTCGCCGTCGCGCTCGGCTACCGCTACGTGCGAGGAGCGGTCCTGGGCGTCGACCCGGAACTGCCGGTCGTGCCCGAGGGCCTCGGCCTGACGGGCGAACCCGGCACCCGCGCCCCGCACGTGTGGCTCAGCCGCGACGGCGCGCGCGTCTCGACCCTCGACCTCTACGAGCAGGCGTTCGTCCTGCTCTGCGACGCCGGGAAGTCCGAGTGGCGCACCGCCGCCGCCCAGGCGTCCAAACGTTTGGGCATCCGTCTGGACGCCTACACGATCGGGTCCGGCCCGGACGCGGACCTGCGCTCCGAGGACGGTGCCGACTGGGCGGCCGCCCACGGCACGTCCGCCGAGGGCGCCGTCCTCGTACGCCCCGACGGATTCGTCGCCTGGCGTGCGCAGGGAACACCCCCCGACCTGGAGGCGACGTTGTACGAGGTCATGACGGTCCTGCTCCACCGGGGCTGACACGGACCGACCGGTCCCCGGCGCGCCCCACGGGGCCGCCGGGGATCACCGCGAGGAGGTCAGGGCGGCGAAGACCACGACGTTGTCCCGGTAGCCGGACTTCCTGTCGTACTCGCCACCGCAGGTGATCACCCGCAACTCGGGCCGGGACGAGGGCCCGTAGACCTTCTCGTCCGGGAAGTCCTTCTTGCTGTAGGCCTCGACGGCGTACACCGTGAACACGGCGACGCTCCGATCGGTCCGGACGATCTCGACGGTTGCCCCCTCGCGCAGGGCCCCCAGCGCGTAGAAGACCCCGGGACCGAGCCGGGTGTCGACGTGTCCGGTGGTGACGGCGGTGCCCACCGAACCCGGTACCGTCCCGTCGGCGTACCAGCCGCTCAGCACCGGGTTGTTGTCGGGCGGGGTCTCCAGAGCGCCCGCCGCGTCGAGCCCCAGCTCCATCATCGGCGAGTCCACCTCGAGCTGGGGAATGCGCAGTCGCAGCGGCGGGGACGGTGCGAGCGGCCCCACGGCGGCGGGCGTCGCCGTGTCGCCCGGGGCCGGCAGCGGGCGTCCCGGGGCCGGAACGGGACCCGTCGGACGGGTACGGGCCGGCAGGGGCCGCAGCGGCGCGGGACGGACCGGGAGCCGGGGGACGAGCACCGGCGGGCCCGTGGGCCGGCGCACCAGGGAGGCCGGCCGGAGCGCCGGATAGCGGGACGCCAGGTACACCGGCGTCTCGGAGACGGGGGGTGGGGCCAGGTAGTCCGGGGTTTCGGCGAGGGCCGGTGGGACCGCGGCCACCGGAGCCTCGGCGACGGGGGGCGCGGCGACGGCCGGCGGGCCGGGAGGCTGCGGCGGCCGGTCGTCCCGCATGCCGTTGACGACCAGCACGGCCCCCGCCACCACCGCCCAGACGAGGTGTTTCACCGCCGGGAACGACGGGGGTGACGTGCTGGTCCTCTGCCCGGATTCCATCGCCTGTCCTCTGTTTCGCGGCGGGTGGGTACACGACCGCGCGCCCCGGAGCACGGTGGAGTGCGGGGCGCGCGGAAGGCTCTCGTGCGGTCAGCCGCGGGCCGCGGCCGACCGGCGGCGCACCCGGACCACGGCCCCGGCCGCCGCCCCGGCGAGCAGGATGCCGCCCGCGGCGAGCTGCGCGCCGTGGTTGGCGGGGACGCCGAATCCGGCGTCCACCCCGCCCGACGGCGTACGGTCGGCGATCCGGTAGGTACCCGTCATCAGGACGCGCGGGGGGCACTTCACGGTGACGGTGTCGGTCCCGGCCCGGGCGTCGTCCGGTACCTCGAACTCCCCGACGAGCACCCCCTTGCGGTCCCCCTCGAAGAGGTGGAAGGCGCCCGCCGCCTCGGAGGTCCCCTTGCCGTAGGTCTCCTTGCCGCAGGCCCTGGTGCTGACGGTGACGCGTGAGCCGGGTGAGGCGCTCGCCGGGCTGATGCGGATGGTCTGTTCACCGGCGGGGTCGGACGCCGCTCCCGCGGCGGCCGGGGCCGCGAGGGCCAGCAGACCCACGGCCAGACAGATACCCGCACCGATGCGTGTGTCGCGCATGAGGATCCTCCATCGCCAGCAGGGCCCGGCCGGACTGCGCGGCACCTCTGCTGTGCTCCACGTCCGAGGCAACCGACACTCCGTCACGCCCGCAACACGGCAGGTCGGATCCGTTGTCACCCGGTCAGGCCCGGGACGGGCGTTCCGGGCCCCCGTTCACCCAGGTCACTCCCGTCCGGGGAGAGCGGGTAGGAGGGTCGCGGCCGGGGCGGCGAACGGGCTAACCGATCATCGGGGGCCGGCTTCGGTGGCAGGCGCCCGCAGGGGGAGGCGGGGGCGGACCGGCGGCCACGGCTCATCGCTCTCTGTCGGGGCTCCACGCGTACGTACCCCGGGGCGTCTCGACGACTTCCCGGGGTCAGGCCGGCCGGACCCGCTGGAGACGGTCGTGGTGCTCGTCGACCCAGTTCCCCGTGGGCGCGAGCCCGAGGAGCGCGTTGAGGCGGTCCGGATCGCGGACCTCGATCGACAGCCAGCCGTTCTCGTACAGCCCGAGGGTGAGGGAGGGCCCGCGATCTCCTCCGAGGGTGGCTCCCGCGCCCGGCACCAGGTGCGAGAGTTGGCGCTGCCACTGGTCGAGGTCGTGGGGGAGGAGGTACAGCTCCAGCCGGATGTCCACGAAGCTCCGCCACGGAGCGGATGAGGCGGTGGGTTGCTCCTCCGTCACCTTTATTGACATGTCCATATCCATTGCCGATGCTGTGAGAGCGCTCTCACTCGAGTAGGGGAGTGTGGCTCCCCAAGCGAGGGGAGAACCTGCGGAGGTGGGGGAGCGCCACGGCCGGAACCGCCCCTGCGGCGTCCTCCGAAGCGGTCCCGGCCGGACGCCATTCACGGGCCGGTGTTCTCCGACCGGTCCCGTACGGCGTCGAAGCGGAGGCATACCGTGGAACGGGACCATGAATCCTCTTCGCCGTGCGTGCGGCCTGCTCGCCCTCGTTCTCGCAGGGCTCCTCACCGTCGTGATGTCCGTGACGTCGGCGGAGCCCGCCCGGGCTTCTCAGACGAGCATGCGGGCCGCCGACCCGAGCGTGCTCCGGGTCGGCTCCACCTATGTCTCCGTGCAGTCGGCAGGAGGAGGCATCGCCGTCCGGAAGGCGTCGTCGACGGACGCCCTCGCCTCCGCACCCGCGCGGCAGGTCTGGTCCGACCCCCGTGGCCTCGGTGAGGTCTGGGCCCCGGAGGTCGTACGGGACGGCGGCCGGTACTACATCTACTTCACTGCCGGCAGGGGCGCCGCGCACCGGATGTACGTGATCAGCTCGGCCGCCCCCGACAGTGGCTACACCGCCGAGACGCAACTCGCCCTGCCCGACGGTAAATGGGCCATCGATGGCACGATGTTCACCTTCGGCGGGCAACGCTGGTTCGTGTGGTCCGGCTGGTCCGGGGACACCAACGTCGAGCAGAACCTCTACATCGCCCGGATGAGCAGCCCCACCACGCCGACCGGTACCCGTCACGTCATCTCCCAGCCCCGGGAGGGCTGGGAGCGGGTGGTAGGCAATCCCTACATCAACGAGGCCCCCGAGGCGATCAAGGACCCGAACGGTCAACTGCACATCGTGTACTCCGCCAACGGCAGCTGGAGCGACCAGTACTGCCTGGCCGAGCTGCGGCTGCGGGCCGGAGGCGACCCGACGTACGTGTGGGACTGGTACAAGTCGAACGGCTGCCTCTTCGGCTCCAACCGCGCCACGATGATGTCCGGTTGGGATCCCACGCAGCAGGTGAACGGTCCCGGGCACCACAGCTTCGTGCTGCTGGACGGGGACATCAACACCAGTCCGCCGGCCGGTCCGCGGTTCCCGCTGATGTTCCACGCGGTCCCGAAGGGAACGCCGTACTCCTGGGACAACCGGTTCTGGTACACCGGCACCTTCTGCTGGTGGGGCGGTACGACGTACAGCCGCGCCAACGTACCCGGAGCCAACTCCGACACCGGCTGGAGCCTCAAGTTCTTCGAGTGAGAGCGCCTCGCGCGGTGCGGGCGGCCGTCTCCCGGGAGGCCGCCCCGCACCGACGGGATCAGGGGGTCCAGGCGGCGACGACTGCCCAGCTGACGTCGTCGGGCCACAGGGCCGCGGCGTCGAAGGTGTGGGGGCCGCCGTTGGACGCGACGTATCCGGTGTTGCCGTAGTGGCGGATGGAGCGGTCGGCGAAGTTGTACGAGACCAGCGAGTTGCCCTGGCCGTTCACGCCTGCCTGGGAGCAGAAGGTGGCGTCGTTGGCGAAGAGCGCGGTGCTGTCGTTGGGGTGCAGGTAGAGCTGGTAGTTCTGGTGGCGCAGGTAACTGCCGGGCGTGTTCCTCGACTCGAAGGACCGGCAGGCGCTGTTCGCCAGGCCCGGCCGGACGATCCAGGAGGCGTTCGCATTGTCGGTCGCCGAACTCGCGGAGGTGAGGGCGGTGGTGCCGACGTTCGCGCCGGAGTGGCTGAGGTAGCTGGTGGTGCAGCAGGAGGTGGTCGCCCGCAGCGAGACGGAGGAGCCGGAGTTGAGGGCGGTGCCGCCGCCCGAGCCCTGCGCGTAGCCGGCCGCGACGATGTTGGCCTGCACGGCGTTCTCGGTCGCGTCGGTGGGATACCCGGAGGTCATGACGCCCTCGTAGAAGGTGCCCGCGGCGCTCACGCTGTTGTCGCCGCCGATGCCGAGGATGATCGCACCCTCCTTCTTCATCGGGTTGTAGCCGGCGGCGTTCGGCCGGACTCCGTTGTAGTAGGTGGAGAGCGCGCCGGACTGGGCGTTCGCGGCCCGGATCGCCCAGTGGTTCGGCTCGCCCTTGACGATCGCGGTGAGGAAGCGGTGGCTCACCGTCGGGTCGTTCGCGTTGTAGCCGGTGTTGACGCCGGAGAACAGGCCGTTCTCCAGGTCGGCCATCACCCAGGGACCGTTGCCCGCACCGGAACCCCAGCCCCGGCTGTTGCCGAAGTAGATGGCCTCCATGGTGCCGTTGCCGTTGTCGCGGCTGTTGGTCTCCGCATTGCCGTAGTCGAAGCAGCAGCCGTCGTTGTAGTGCGTGCCGTCGAGGATCGCGTACATGCCTTCGGGCTGGTCACCGGTGGCGATCCCGTTGGTGGCGTTGTTGCGGTAGCCCGTCCCGGGCGAGACGAAGACGCCGTAGGCGCGGTTGCCGTTGAGGGTGACCGGCGCCATCGTGGCGTTGGCGAGCTTGTCGTAACCCCCCGCCGCCGGGCCTTCGAAGCCGCCCGGGGGAGCCTGGGTGAGGCGGTTGTTGCGGCCGGTCTGGTCGTAGACGACCGTGATGACGCAGCTGGTCCTGGCGCAGAACGAGTCCTGTGCGGCGGCGTTCGCGTAACCCCCGGCACTGAGGACCCCGATGTCGCGGGTGGTGTTGTCCGAGGCGCGGCGTACTTGGTAGAGCGCCCCGTTGTAGGAGCCGTACAGGGCCCGGGTGGTGCTGTGCGCGGCGACGCAGGGCGTGCCGCCGCCGGCGTACAGATCGCAGGGCTGGGAGGTCGCGGCCTGGGAGACCGCGGTGCCCGACAGGGCCCCCGCGACGAGCACGGCGGCCAGGGCCGCCGTCAGCGCGGCGACACGGCGTCGGAGAAGGGACCGGAGTCCTCTCATCACTGTCCTCGATTTCTGGGTGGCTACGGAGATGCCCGCGCGACGAAGGCCGATGGCCGGTGGCAAGGGAACGGTGCGCGCGGAGCTCTCCTGGGAGTGGGGTGCCGGAGGATGTTCGGTGCGGGTCGGGCTGCTTGGCCCGGTGAGCTGGTGCGCGCCGGACCGGAGTCGGTCGGGCAGCGTTCTTCCGGTGTACGGGTACGGGTACGGGTCGCAGGGCCGGAGCGCGCGGTGGCAGCACGGAGCTCGCGCGGGGCGCCGGTGGGCGGGGTCGGAGCAGTGGATCGGTGTTGCCGTGCTGGGCGGCGACTCTCGGCCGGTGCCTCCGGCGGGGGCCGGGGGCAGCTTGGGGGAGACGGCTCCGGGGCGGGAACCTGCGGGGGCGCGGGGTGAGTCGTGCGGTGCGCGGACCCGGTCGGCACCGGTGGGGACGGTGCCGAGGAGGCCGCTCCGGGAGGCGGTCGCCACGTGCGTGATCGTCACCCGTGGGGCGGAGCTGTTCCGTACCTCGTTGCAGGTCGGGACGCCGGGAGAAATTGTTAGCGCTAACAATTCTGGGACGGCGTCGAGTGGGGGAGGGGTGCTCGAGTGGCACAGACGCTAAACCGGTGGGGCGGCGTGCGCAAGAGTTTCTTCCAATTCCCCTCAGGCGGGCGTGGGTTGGCGGGCCGCCGGACGGATCGAGGGTGAGTCGACGGAGGGTGCCGGGGGACGGGCCGCGACCCGACGACAGCGCGAAAGCACTCCCGTGCTCCCTGTGACGAAGCGCCAAAGCGGCTGTTCCTGCCGCCTGTCGGCTCGGGACGCCGCCTGTCCCCTGGCGGCTGTCGAGGGATGTCCGCGGCGGCGGCGCGGCCCACCGGCCGCAGCGGTCGGCGAGGGTGGGTTGCGGGGGTATTCACCCCGCGACGTGGCGGGGCATCATGCGCAGCGACGTGTCCAGGACGGTCATGAGCTGTGCGGTACGGCTCTTGCCGGTCGGCGCCGGAGGGTATCGGTGCAGGACATCGAGAAGTACGGGTGTGGCGCGTTGTCGGGACTTCTCGATCAGCCTCAGCCCGACGGCGACGTCGTCGCCCGCGTTCAACTCTCCTACGCGCGCGGCGCACGCCGCAGCTCTCAGAATGTGACCCACTTGGGTGGCTTTCGCGAGCGGATGGAGGTAGGCCGCCGAGGCGGCATCGGCCGCAGCGCGCGCTGCCAGCCGTGCGGCCTCCGTGGTCGCCTCCCTCGCTGCCCGGTGCGCGGCCGAGGAGGTGATGCGCTGGAGTTTGGTCCTTCTGGCGCCGTTCGCAAACTCTCGTGCGGCGTCGATGGCGGCACGAGGTCGAGGATCACCGGGATCCGTCTCCTCGAAGACGGGAAGGACCTCCTCGGCGCTCTCCAGAACGTAGAGGACGACCACGCGCAGTTCGTCCACGGTCAGTTCGAAGTCACCGGATGGGGTCGTCACGGACCCGATCTTCCCATTGAGCGAACACCTGGCGACGAGCCGGGGACGCCCTCGTGCGACGACGCCGGACGATGCGGCGGGAGGGCTCGGGTGGTGCGGTCGCGCGGTCGGTGGAGGAGGCCGTCCTTCTCGTAGGCCGTCCTTCTCGTAGGCGGGGTCTTCGCTGCCCCGTGCGCCCGGCGCCCGGCTCGCAGGCGTACCGCCGGGTCCTCCTCCTGCGCACCGCCCGCGCGGGGGTGTCCGGCGGCCGGTGGCCGCCCTTGTCGTCGAACGGTCGAACGATTGCCGGTCGACCGACAGAGGCGGTCCGGTGTGGACACCCGGACCACCCAGAACTACGCGGGGCCGGGGGGCAGGTGGACGGTCATGATCAGGTGACAGGTCTCGGTGCCGGAGCCGCGGTAGGTATGGGGGGCGTCAGCGTCGAAGGCGGCGGTCTGCCCCGCCTCGATGGGGTGGTCGGTGCCGTTGACGACGAGCACCATCCGACCTGCGGTGACGTTGACGGTCTCCACGACGCCGGCCTGGTGGGGATGGCTGGGATATTCCTCGCCGGGGACCAGCGTCCACCGCCAGACCTCGGTGGCTGCCGGCCCGCCGGTGGTCAGCATCAGCCTGGCTTCGCTGCCGCGCTCGCCCTTCCACAGGGGCATGACGGTGGCGGCGCTCACCACCCGGACGCGTTCCTCGGACCGCCCCTCCACCAGGGCGGAAACGGAGGCGCCGAGGGTGTCGGCGAGGCGGACCAGGGTGGCGAAGTTCGGATTGCCCTGGGCCTTCTCCAGGGCGACCAGGGCCCCCTTGCTGACCTTGGCGCGGCGGCCGAGTTCGTCGAGGGACAGTCCGGCGCGGGTGCGGGCCGCGCGGACGTTGTGAGCGAGCGTCCGCAGTGCGGCTTCGGTCTCGGCCATCGCTGTTACCCCTCCAGTCAGGTGGACCCCGCACCGCACAGTCGTTCGGTTGGCGAAGGTCGGTCGGTGCGCTGTACGATGTAGTCGTTCCATTGATAGTAAGGGATGCTCCCGTGATCGCTCTGCTGCTGGCTCTGGGCAGTTCTCTGTCCTACGGATGCGCCGATTTCCTCGGCGGTCTCGGCGCCCGCAAGGCCCACGTCCTGCGCACCGTGATGATCGCCGCTCCGGCCTCGCTCGCCGTTGAGCTGCTGCTGTGGCCCTTTTTCGGCGCCTCCTTCGCCCCGGTCACCCTCGCGTGGGGTGCCGCCTCCGGTGTCGCGTCGGCCGCCGCCTTCGCCCTGCTCTACCGCACGCTCGCGATCGGCCCGATGAACGTGCTCTCGCCCGTGACCGCGCTGATCTCGGCGATGCTGCCGGTCGGTGTCGGACTGCTGCAGGGCGAGCACTTGGGCGCGGCCGGGCTGATCGGCCTGCCGCTTGCGCTCGCGGCGGTGGTGCTGGTCAGCGCCGGACGGGGTGCCGGTAGCGCGCGCCCGGCGCGCGCCGCGCTGCTGATGGCCTTCGGCGCCGGGGCCGCCATCGCCCTGCAGCTGATCTTCCTGCACCAGGCTCCCTCTGACAGCGGCGTCGGACCACTCATCGTCGGACGGGCCGTGTCGTCCGCGGTCACGCTGACTGCTGCCGGGGCGATGTACCAGCGGCTGGGCTCGGAGAAGCCCGCCTACGCGATGTCGGCGGCGGCAGGCGTGCTGGACTCGGTGGCCAACCTGCTGTTCCTGCTCGCGGCCCGCGGCGGCGACCTGGCCGTCGTCGCCGTGATCACCGCCCTGTACCCGGCCGGCACCGTCCTGCTCGCCCGCACCGTGCTCGCCGAACGGATGTATCGCACGCAGGTCATCGGCCTGGGCACGGCCGCCGTCGCCGTCAGCCTCCTTGCCCTCACCTGACCTCTCCCCCTCCGGAAGGACCCCCGCACATGTTCATCCAGCACCGGGCCGCCGTCCTGGACGACGCCGCGTGGCAGACCGGGATCGCCGGCGGCCAGGACTTCGGCCTCCCGAGCGTCAACGGCTTGCCCGGCAGACGCCGATCGCCGGGCCCACCTGCCCCACCGTCGACGGCACCGCCCTGCTGGTCCACCTCGCTCGCCCCCACCCCGTCCGGGAGAGGATCGAGGCCGGTCGGAACGTCACTTTCACCGTCACCGGTGAGTACGCCGTCACCGTCGGCCCCTGGGGCGCCGAGGCGGGTGTACCGCCCGCCGACTGTGTCCCGGCCAGCCACTCGAGCCCACCTGCCGGGCCACCGCCGTCGACGCCCCGGCGACCAGGGCCGAACCGCCGCGTCGGCGGATCGCGCACTTCCGGCCCGACGGCAACCATGCCCCTTCACCCCCGACCAGCCGCCTCACGGACGAATGCTGCCCGGCATCCCCGGCTCGCGCCGGGACGTCACCCAGGGTCGTGCGACGTTCACGTACGACGGCCACGAACCCGTCGAGCAGCGCACCGACACCACCTGACGGCTCCCCGAACGCGGCCGGGGACCGCACACGCCCACCGCCCGCCACCAGACACGCCGCCTGGACCGCATCGGTCCCTGGAATGCATGCCTCCGCCTCGCCTCGCCCCCCGGAACGGACCCCCCTGTGACCACCTTCCGCATCAGCCCCGCAGTCGCCGACGCCTTCGCCGACACCCTCATCGCCGTCGTCACCGCCACCGGTCTGCGCGGCCGGGAACCCTGGCCGGCCACCACGACCGTCCTGGAAGATCTGGAGCGGCAACTCGCGGACAGCACCTGGGCCCCCGCCGACGAGGCCGATCCGCGTATCGAGGCGTGGCACACCGCCTACCGCTCCTTCGGCTCCAACCCCCGCCGCATCCGCCCCAGCGTCGACGCGCTGGGCCGCCGCATGGCCAAGAAGGGCACCCTGCCCCGGATCAACCCGGCCGTCGACTCCTACAACGCCGTCTCCGTCCGCCACGGCCTGCCCGCCGGCGCCTTCGACCTCGACCAGGTCACCGGCGACGTCGAGATCCGCTACGCCGACGGCTCCGAGACCTTCACCCCGCTCGGCGAACCCGAGACCGTCGAGAACCCCAAGCCCGGCGAGATCGTCTACGCCGACACCACCGACGTGCTCACCCGCCACTGGAACCACCGCGACGCCCATCGCACCCGTGTCACCGAAGACTCCACCCACGTCGCCTTCGTCCTGGAGACCCTTCACCACGCCCGCGACGGACACCTTCTCGAGACCGCCGCCGGCGAGCTGCGGAACCTGCTCACCGAGCACGCCGCAGGAAGCACCGTCCACTACCTCAGCCCCGCACACCCGCAGGTCAGCGTCTGAGTCACCTCCTGCTTCCCCCGCCCGGACACAAGCAGCGGCACCGAACGACCAGCGCCCCGGCCGGGCCGTCGGCGTGCACTCCCGGCCGCCGTCGTCATCGTCCGGCCCGGCCGTGTCCGGCCCGCGCGGCGGAACCCGGCCCGCGCCCGGGACCCGCACACCCCGCAGGGCTCAGACTCCGGTGACCTTGGCGCTCGCCGAGAGTGCGTACGCGAGGGTGACGGTGCGCCGGCCTCCGGGCGGGAGGCTGATGGCCCAGCGGGCGATGCCGTCGGCATCGATCGCGTCGGGAGCGGGGGAGCACGCCTCCTCGCGGAGCTCGACCTCCACCGCGGCGACCTCGGAGACCGGGACGCGTTCGAGGAGGGTGACGACGTGGGGGTTCCGCTCCCCGGGTGCGGAGAACCGCGACAGGTGGAGCCGTACCGTGCGCGTCACCACGGTCCGCTGGGTGAGACCGGTGGTGTCACGGGACTCCTCGGTCTCCCGGACGACGTGGACGTCGTCGCGGCTGCCGAAGGCCAGCTCGACGGGATTGCCGGGCGCGGTGAAGTCCAGCGTGCCGCGGCCGACGAACCCGCTGTCGCGGACCAGGTCCACCGGACCGGCGAGCAGAGCGTGGCCGGACCCGTTGTCGCACCGCACCACCTGCGTGACCAGCGGAGACAGCTCCGGTGAACAGACGTACTCGGCGTGGGCGTCGGCGGTGAACGCCGAGAGCGGTACGCGGTGGGCGCGGCCGTCGCCGGGTACGGAGACCGGCGCGGGCGACCTCAGCACCCGTGCCTCGCCACCGTCGTCCACCCCCGGGAGTCCCAGCACGGGAGCCGGGCCGAGCGTCGCTGTCTCCTCCTCGCGCAGCTCGACCTCGACCGTACGGCGCTCCGCCGCCGGGCGGTCCCGCAGCGTCAGCCGGTCCTCGGTCAGCCGCGGAGGTTCTCCGGCCGACGCCGAGCGGGCCGTCGACAGCGTCAGCGGTACGTCCGACCACTCCTCGCCGGTGCGCTGCCAGACCATCGCGTCCGTCTCCAGCGTCAGTGAATCCCCGTCGAGAACAGCCCGGTAGGCGGGCCGCCACAGCGCGCACGGGACGAGGTGGCTCAGACGCAGCCGCGCGGGCCCTGCCGCCGCTGCCCCGACGGTCAGCTCGATGTGGCCGACCAGCTCGGGGGGCTCCTCCTCGGTGCGGAACAGGGCCTCGCGCGCCTGGGTTGCTTCTTCGTCGAGCGCGGTCAACCGGGCCTTCAGACAACGGAGTTCTTCTCCGTACGTGTCGCGCTCCCCGTCCACCCGGTCCAGTTCGCCCACCCAGCGGGCCTGTTCGCTCTCCCCGGAGCCCGCGCCTTCGCCGATCTCCCTCAGCAGATCGGCGGCGAGACGTCCGAGCAGGTCGAGACGGGTCAGCAGCCGGTCGCGCCGCCGCTCCAGGACGGGCCGTTCCTCGTCGAGGGCGCGCAGGCGGTGGCGCAGGACGGAGTCCTCGTCGGTGAGCGGGCGCGGTCCGCGCGGCGTCCACGTGCGGACGATCCGGATGTCGAGAACGGTCACGGAGTGCGGAGCGGCCAGTTCGGCGTGCAGGCTGCGGTCGACGGCCAATGCGCTGACCGGGCCGAGACGCAGCCGCCGCACCCCCGCTTCCAGGTCGAGGACGACGGCACGCTCGACCTGCGCCCGGTCTTCGAGACAGGTGACGGCGGTGACGGGGAGGGCGATCGGCCCCGGGTCCGTGGACATGGCGGGTGTCAGCTCCTGCGGTTGCCGCCGACCAGGGACTTGCCGGTCGGGATACGGATCTCGTAGCCGCCGTCGACGGCGGAGGTGGCTCCAGCGGGCAGATCGAGTCGCCAGATACGGGTGCCCGGCGCGTGCCGGTCCGGACCCGCGCCCTGCTCGGGCGCCGTCCAGCCGGCCCGTTCCTCGATCCGCACGTCCGGGTCGGAGGTGACCGGCACCCGTTCGTGGACCTCCACCCGGACGGGCCGCGCCAGGCCGTTGGCCAGCTCCACATGGACGCCGTGGCTGAGCACGGTGGTGTTGCCGCGCAGACCGGCGGTCGACTCGTGCTGGTGCGTACGCCGGGTGACGCGGATGCCCTCGGCCGGCCCGAGTCCCACCCGGCGCACACCGCCGGGGGCGAGAGTGGGCAGCGCGGCCGTCAGCAGGAACTCGTCGTCGACGGTGACGTCCACCGGTCCCGCCAGGAGCGCCTGACCGGTGGCGTTGGAGAGCACCAGCGACGCGTAGACGGTCTGCTCCACGGACGGCACACAGAGGTACTCGGTGCGCAGACCGACCGCGATCTCCCCGACGGTGACGGTGTGCCAGGTGCCGTCGGACGGTACGTCGGCGCGGGCGGCGGCATCGAAACGGTGATCGAAGGAGCCCGCGGACTCCCGGGGCCTTACCGACTGTCCGGGCAACGGCAGCGCGGCCACCGCCTCGGCGCGGCGGCGGTACTCGGCCACCACCGGATCGAACGGCGCTTCGGGGAACAACCGGCCCCGGCGCTCGCCCCGCTCCTCCGGGCCGCGCAGAACGAGGGCGTCGTAGTCGAGTTCGGGGCCGCTCGGCCGCGGCGGGCCGGCCTGTGGGGGAGCAGGCGGCACGAGGGGAGGCGGCGCCATGGGAGGCGGCGCCGCGGCCCGGCGGGGAGCACCGGACGGAATGGGCGCGGGGGCAGCCGCGAAGAGGGCGCTGCCCGGTGCGGGCGGCCCGCCGTACGCTGCGGCCGCTCGCGACGGCGGGGGCGGCGGGGGCGGCACCGGACCGGA
This window encodes:
- a CDS encoding DUF5959 family protein codes for the protein MSIKVTEEQPTASSAPWRSFVDIRLELYLLPHDLDQWQRQLSHLVPGAGATLGGDRGPSLTLGLYENGWLSIEVRDPDRLNALLGLAPTGNWVDEHHDRLQRVRPA
- a CDS encoding glycoside hydrolase family 43 protein → MNPLRRACGLLALVLAGLLTVVMSVTSAEPARASQTSMRAADPSVLRVGSTYVSVQSAGGGIAVRKASSTDALASAPARQVWSDPRGLGEVWAPEVVRDGGRYYIYFTAGRGAAHRMYVISSAAPDSGYTAETQLALPDGKWAIDGTMFTFGGQRWFVWSGWSGDTNVEQNLYIARMSSPTTPTGTRHVISQPREGWERVVGNPYINEAPEAIKDPNGQLHIVYSANGSWSDQYCLAELRLRAGGDPTYVWDWYKSNGCLFGSNRATMMSGWDPTQQVNGPGHHSFVLLDGDINTSPPAGPRFPLMFHAVPKGTPYSWDNRFWYTGTFCWWGGTTYSRANVPGANSDTGWSLKFFE
- a CDS encoding FAD-dependent monooxygenase; the protein is MNESVDHRVPVLIVGGSLVGLSASLFLSRLGVDHLLVEKHRSTSTHPRGRGNNVRTMEVFRAAGAERLIRDAASVLAENHGILQAGSLTGDDQEWLFKEIDPGGGLARFSPSGWCLCSQNDLEPVLVDHARALGSELRFSTELLTFEQDTDGVTAVVKDRETGEHTTVRAEYLIAADGPRSPIREQLGIGQTGPGDLFHNVSITFRSRGLAAVVGDRRFIVCYLTDPGADGALLPVDNEERWVFHAPWHPDRGETLEDFSDERCAEHIRRAVGDPGLDVEITGKAPWHAAERVAERYRSGRVFLAGDSAHEMSPTGAFGSNTGIQDAHNLAWKLAAVVGGTAGPELLGTYEAERLPVARATSARASARSTEHSHPGYAGPPGGPDAGSPGGPAGPGSGGPGGGRKGGMLAVALGYRYVRGAVLGVDPELPVVPEGLGLTGEPGTRAPHVWLSRDGARVSTLDLYEQAFVLLCDAGKSEWRTAAAQASKRLGIRLDAYTIGSGPDADLRSEDGADWAAAHGTSAEGAVLVRPDGFVAWRAQGTPPDLEATLYEVMTVLLHRG
- a CDS encoding alpha-L-arabinofuranosidase B; this encodes MRGLRSLLRRRVAALTAALAAVLVAGALSGTAVSQAATSQPCDLYAGGGTPCVAAHSTTRALYGSYNGALYQVRRASDNTTRDIGVLSAGGYANAAAQDSFCARTSCVITVVYDQTGRNNRLTQAPPGGFEGPAAGGYDKLANATMAPVTLNGNRAYGVFVSPGTGYRNNATNGIATGDQPEGMYAILDGTHYNDGCCFDYGNAETNSRDNGNGTMEAIYFGNSRGWGSGAGNGPWVMADLENGLFSGVNTGYNANDPTVSHRFLTAIVKGEPNHWAIRAANAQSGALSTYYNGVRPNAAGYNPMKKEGAIILGIGGDNSVSAAGTFYEGVMTSGYPTDATENAVQANIVAAGYAQGSGGGTALNSGSSVSLRATTSCCTTSYLSHSGANVGTTALTSASSATDNANASWIVRPGLANSACRSFESRNTPGSYLRHQNYQLYLHPNDSTALFANDATFCSQAGVNGQGNSLVSYNFADRSIRHYGNTGYVASNGGPHTFDAAALWPDDVSWAVVAAWTP
- a CDS encoding sortase; its protein translation is MRDTRIGAGICLAVGLLALAAPAAAGAASDPAGEQTIRISPASASPGSRVTVSTRACGKETYGKGTSEAAGAFHLFEGDRKGVLVGEFEVPDDARAGTDTVTVKCPPRVLMTGTYRIADRTPSGGVDAGFGVPANHGAQLAAGGILLAGAAAGAVVRVRRRSAAARG
- a CDS encoding class F sortase; this encodes MESGQRTSTSPPSFPAVKHLVWAVVAGAVLVVNGMRDDRPPQPPGPPAVAAPPVAEAPVAAVPPALAETPDYLAPPPVSETPVYLASRYPALRPASLVRRPTGPPVLVPRLPVRPAPLRPLPARTRPTGPVPAPGRPLPAPGDTATPAAVGPLAPSPPLRLRIPQLEVDSPMMELGLDAAGALETPPDNNPVLSGWYADGTVPGSVGTAVTTGHVDTRLGPGVFYALGALREGATVEIVRTDRSVAVFTVYAVEAYSKKDFPDEKVYGPSSRPELRVITCGGEYDRKSGYRDNVVVFAALTSSR